One Papaver somniferum cultivar HN1 chromosome 10, ASM357369v1, whole genome shotgun sequence genomic window carries:
- the LOC113317131 gene encoding polynucleotide 5'-hydroxyl-kinase NOL9-like, with amino-acid sequence MGEEVETASPEIIIPAEWTQAAESIAHDHSLPSPLIALICGPKNSGKTTFSRILLNTLLQNKRYDKVAYLDTDVGQPEFTPPGCLALTIIEKQTPDLTIPCLKTPERSIFYGDTSSKRDPRTYLNNVFSLYDYFRKAFYAPKEGQKRAKPEVPLVINTPGWVKGNGYDALVEMLRYIAPTHMVQVRISTESKNLPAGAFWLEEDQELSVSLIEIASARRDAYNRSVTIRKDASLIRDLKIFAYFRQCFPSDFSVDTFKELAQALTAHRPYVVPISKIKVKHLHCQVSSSEIFYALNGSIVGLAVSSAKSSDSEHETLWCVGLGIVRGIDVSKDIFYVLTPVPLSILEKVDLFLQGLLQIPTRLLQVSGCLSPYMSTNVLLQS; translated from the exons ATGGGAGAAGAAGTTGAGACAGCCTCACCAGAGATCATAATACCAGCTGAATGGACACAAGCTGCAGAATCAATAGCTCATGATCATTCACTACCTTCTCCTCTTATTGCTTTGATTTGTGGCCCTAAAAACAGTGGCAAAACTACATTCTCTCGTATTCTTCTCAATACTCTCTTGCAGAACAAAAG GTATGATAAGGTAGCTTATTTGGATACTGATGTAGGGCAACCAGAGTTTACTCCTCCTGGTTGTCTAGCACTTACTATCATTGAGAAGCAAACACCAG ATTTGACAATCCCGTGTCTTAAAACGCCAGAGAG GTCGATTTTCTATGGCGATACTTCTTCAAAAAGGGATCCAAGAACTTATTTGAACAATGTCTTCTCTCTGTATGATTACTTCCGGAAGGCGTTTTATGCACCTAAAGAGGGTCAAAAGAGAGCGAAACCTGAGGTGCCTCTTGTCATCAATACACCTGGATGGGTGAAAG GAAATGGGTATGATGCATTGGTGGAGATGTTGAGATACATTGCTCCCACTCATATGGTTCAAGTACGCATATCTACTGAGAGTAAGAATCTCCCAGCCGGAGCATTTTGGTTAGAGGAGGACCAAGAACTCTCAGTTAGTCTAATTGAAATTGCTTCAGCGCGTCGAGATGCCTATAATAGATC AGTGACAATACGAAAGGATGCATCGCTGATAAGGGACCTAAAGATCTTTGCTTACTTTAGGCAATGCTTTCCAAGTGATTTCAGTGTTGACACATTCAAGGAACTTGCTCAGGCCTTGACTGCTCATCGTCCTTATGTGGTGCCAATATCGAAAATCAAAGTCAAACATCTGCATTGCCAG GTGTCAAGCAGTGAAATCTTCTATGCTTTGAATGGAAGTATTGTCGGCCTGGCGGTTAGTTCAGCAAAGTCTTCAGACTCTGAACATGAGACCCTTTGGTGCGTTGGTCTTG GTATTGTGAGAGGCATTGACGTCTCAAAAGATATATTCTATGTTCTTACACCTGTTCCACTGAGCATTCTGGAGAAAGTAGATCTCTTTCTGCAGGGACTCCTACAGATCCCTACTCGTCTATTACAG GTTTCAGGATGCTTATCGCCTTACATGTCCACAAATGTACTGCTTCAATCATGA